DNA sequence from the Alkaliphilus metalliredigens QYMF genome:
TCATATAATTACCTCCTAAGAATTTTGTTAATAAAATGATGATTTATTATAGGTTACGTAAGGATTTAACAACTTCATCAACAATCCATATTGGCGTAGATGCACCAGCTGTTATACCTATACGGTTATAATTTTGCAACGCCTCTAAATCAAGATCTACCACTGTTTCAATATGATAAGTATCAAGTGGCTTTTCTTCTTTACAGATGGCTACTAATTTTTGTGTGTTAGAGCTATGATAACCACCAATTACGATCATTGCATCAACTTCTTGTGATACTAATTTAGCCGACTCTTGCCTTTCTTTAGTCGCATGACAAATTGTGTTAAATTGTTCAACCTGATTGGATTTTGTCGAGATTAGAGTACTTAATTCCTCATATTGGACAATTGGCATTGTTGTTTGTACCACAATACAAACTTTATCTAATTTAGGAATTAAATCGACATCAGTTATCTGTTGAACAGTATACGCTTCATTATTACACCATCCGTTAATGCCAATTACCTCAGGATGCTCTGGATTACCTATGATGGCAATTTTATAGCCTTTATTAAAGTACTCTTCGACGATGTTTTGAATCTTCTTTACAAAAGGACAAGTAGCGTCAATGATGTTTAGGTTTTTTTCCTCTGCTAAACCATACGTTGCCTTTGAAACACCATGAGATCTAATAATAACGCTTCCATCATCGATTTCAGAGATACTATCCTTGGTATATACACCGTGGCTTTCTAAGCTACTCACTACTTGATTGTTATGAATTAGAGGACCTAATGTATAAATTGAATTGTTTTTCTGATTGTTTTTAATTTCTTTAAAGGCAGTATTAATTGCTTTTTCTACTCCAAAACAAAATCCTGCATGTTTTGCAATTACTAATTCCATATTAAACCTCCTAAATTAAAGAAATGAAAGCATCGTAAGATGAAATTAGAATCTATTAATGATTCGATAAAATATTTGAAATTCCTTCTTATTTTGTAGTATTTCCATATTATTTTAATTCATTAATTCTTGTATGGTATCTAATATGTTCTGGCTTATTTGTTGGTACTCATCTGTTGTTAATTTTTCATCGTAATAATCACTTAAATCCATGGGATCACCCACAATTACTTTTAATTCATTAAAAAGCTTATAATTACTTATGATAGCGATAGGGATGACAGGAGAACGGGATTTAATGGCAATCATTGCAATACCAGGCATAGCTTCTTTCATTTTTCCAGTTTTGCTACGGGTTCCCTCAGGAAACATTCCTAAGCTATTGCCTTCTTTCAATATTTTCAAAGCAGTCTTAATGGCTCCAATATCGCTTGTACCTCTTTTAACGGGGAAAACCCCTAAATTCTTTATTATCAAACTCATTAATGGATTAGAGAAAAGTTCTTCTTTAGCCATATAATGAACTTTTCTTGGCAAGGATGTGCCGATCACCAATGGATCCCATAGGTTAAAATGATTTGAACAAATGATGGCTTTTCCAGTAGTGGGGATTTTCTCAACATGAGTAAGTTCTAGCTTATATAAAAGACGGAGAAGGATGTTTACCACTCTTTTTATAATTCGATAAAATAACATTTACCCTCGTTCCTTCCCATTAAAAATACGTAAAACTTCCTCAACAATGGCATCAATTGACTTGCCAGTTGAGTCGATTACAACCGCATCATCGGCCTGTGTTAAGGGTGCGTATTGGCGCTTACTATCCATCTGATCTCTTTGAATAATTCCTTGTTCAACCTCCATTAAGGAAGTCTGTATTCCCTTTTCAACCAACTCTATATATCTTCGTTGTGCACGCTCTTGAGTTGAAGCCGTTAAAAATACTTTAATGTCTGCATCAGGTAAAACATGGGTACCAATATCTCTACCATCCATAATCACATTTTGAGACAGAGCAATACATTTTTGAAGAGAAACCAAATGCTTTCTCACTTCAGGTATTTTGGCAATATGAGAGACATTGTTATTAACTTCTGGACTGCGAATTTCAGTATTTACGATTTGATTGTTGACTGCAATATCTTGGTTAATAAAGGTAATATGTATAGAAGTACATAGGTTAACAATGGCCTCAACATTATGTATGTTAATATCATTCTTCAAAGCCCAGTATGTTAGTGCACGATACATAGCCCCTGAATCAACGTAGGTATACCCTAACAATGCGGCTAATTTTTTTGCAACAGTACTCTTGCCTGCACCAGCTGGTCCATCAATTGCAATTTGTTTGAATGTCATTTCATCCCTCCTTTGACATAGTGAAACCACCAATCCATGGTGGTTACTTTATACACAAATCAGGTCTAAGTTATTTTACACTCTTAGCTAAACATGGGGTAATCTCTTTATATTTATTGCACCAGCTCATATGTCCATTGCATAATGATAATTGGACAACTTTCAGAAACTGTAGTAGAACTACGAATTCCCCTAACCAACATCATATGCCCCTTGCATATTAAAAATTATACATTAATTCTTTCAAATACTCAAGTATATTTAAATTTGAATCCCACTCAGTATTTGAATATCACCATTTATGTTAATTTGTCCGTCATAAAGAATCAATTTAACATTTTCACTTACTTCCACAATATGAACTGTAATCAAATCATCATACATTTGACCATTCATTTGTATCAAATCCTTATCAAAAACCTGTAAAACTAATCTGTTTTCATCATTAAAAGTAGCGTAAACTTCACCATTTACTAAAACTTCTAGTTCAGGATATGTTGTATAATGACTTAATTCAATGGTAATAGAACCACTAGATACTAGTGGCTCACTTAATATTGCATGTGAATCCCCATCAACAGATTGAATGTAGTGGTGATAATTTGTGAATATAATGACTAGAATGAGCATACTGAAAAAAAGAATCGTAAATCTAGTCAACACATCTTCTATTATTTCAACAGCTTTATTAAAGTTCACAGATTAATAACCCCTCCTGTT
Encoded proteins:
- a CDS encoding 4-hydroxy-3-methylbut-2-enyl diphosphate reductase, giving the protein MELVIAKHAGFCFGVEKAINTAFKEIKNNQKNNSIYTLGPLIHNNQVVSSLESHGVYTKDSISEIDDGSVIIRSHGVSKATYGLAEEKNLNIIDATCPFVKKIQNIVEEYFNKGYKIAIIGNPEHPEVIGINGWCNNEAYTVQQITDVDLIPKLDKVCIVVQTTMPIVQYEELSTLISTKSNQVEQFNTICHATKERQESAKLVSQEVDAMIVIGGYHSSNTQKLVAICKEEKPLDTYHIETVVDLDLEALQNYNRIGITAGASTPIWIVDEVVKSLRNL
- a CDS encoding lysophospholipid acyltransferase family protein, encoding MLFYRIIKRVVNILLRLLYKLELTHVEKIPTTGKAIICSNHFNLWDPLVIGTSLPRKVHYMAKEELFSNPLMSLIIKNLGVFPVKRGTSDIGAIKTALKILKEGNSLGMFPEGTRSKTGKMKEAMPGIAMIAIKSRSPVIPIAIISNYKLFNELKVIVGDPMDLSDYYDEKLTTDEYQQISQNILDTIQELMN
- the cmk gene encoding (d)CMP kinase; this encodes MTFKQIAIDGPAGAGKSTVAKKLAALLGYTYVDSGAMYRALTYWALKNDINIHNVEAIVNLCTSIHITFINQDIAVNNQIVNTEIRSPEVNNNVSHIAKIPEVRKHLVSLQKCIALSQNVIMDGRDIGTHVLPDADIKVFLTASTQERAQRRYIELVEKGIQTSLMEVEQGIIQRDQMDSKRQYAPLTQADDAVVIDSTGKSIDAIVEEVLRIFNGKERG